From Ischnura elegans chromosome 13 unlocalized genomic scaffold, ioIscEleg1.1 SUPER_13_unloc_1, whole genome shotgun sequence, a single genomic window includes:
- the LOC124172580 gene encoding uncharacterized protein LOC124172580, translating into MWIIVFFPEESSVEVVPMSWYCNGKCKWPTTRFTEKIRQMVDKNVSPEDDWHEFTARQMGKNTYSSLKEAREKLIRAEETSDLNTDPEKGKGNACLLPRGQLTVIQMTVMRAEIWHHFQWHLKLRRWIPPLPP; encoded by the exons ATGTGGATAATAGTATTTTTCCCTGAGGAGTCCTCAGTGGAGGTAGTACCGATGTCATGGTACTGCAATGGTAAATGCAAATGGCCTACTACCAGGTTTACCGAAAAAATTCGCCAGATGGTGGATAAGAATGTATCGCCAGAAGACGATTGGCATGAATTTACAGCAAGGCAAATGGGAAAAAACACCTACA GCTCTTTGAAGGAAGCTCGTGAAAAGCTTATCCGTGCTGAAGAAACATCAGACCTCAATACCGATCCGGAAAAGGGAAAAGGGAACGCATGCCTGTTGCCTCGTGGTCAACTGACAGTGATTCAGATGACTGTGATGAGGGCAGAAATCTGGCATCATTTCCAGTGGCACTTGAAATTGAGGAGATGGATACCCCCACTCCCACCATGA